The Pelorhabdus rhamnosifermentans genome includes the window CCGTCTATTTAACGAGGCCATTATTCAGGCGGGTGGTCCAGCTAATCTACTGACAGCCATTTCTCAGCCGTCGATCGAAGCGACAACAACGATGATGCATCATCCACTCATTAATATGCTTGTTGCCACAGGCGGGCCGGGGGTAGTCAAAGCGGTCTTATCGTCGGGTAAGAAGGCTATTGGCGCAGGAGCTGGCAATCCACCGGCTGTTGTTGATGAAACCGCCGATATTCAAAAAGCAGCGAAGGATATTATTGCTGGCTGTTCTTTTGATAATAATTTGCCCTGCATTGCTGAAAAAGAGGTAATTGCTGTAGGCTGTATTGCTGATGAGCTCGTTTCTTATATGCAAAAATACGGGGCTTATCTTATATCCGGTGATGCTATTGAGCGTCTTCTTCATGTTGTGATGACTGAAAAAGAATCTAAAAAGAGCCAAGGCTGTACGGAAAAGCCGAAAAAATCTTATGGTATTAATAAAGATTATGTTGGAAGAGACGCCAAATTTATTTTGAGTAAAATTGGTATTGATGTACCTGACAGTGTACGCGTGATTTTGTGCGAAACAGAGGCGGATCATCCCTTTGTTGTAGAAGAGCTCATGATGCCGATTTTGGCAGTTGTTCAAGTCAAAGATATTGATGCTGCCATTGATTTGGCTGTGAAGGTGGAACATGGCAATCGTCACACAGCCATTATGCATTCGAAAAATGTCGATCATTTAACTCGCTTGGCCAAGGCGATTGAAACAACGATTTTTGTGAAAAATGCTCCTTCTTATGCAGGGATTGGTGTTGGCGGCGAAGGTTATATAACCTTTACAATCGCTGGACCTACGGGTGAAGGCTTGACTGCACCGCGCAGTTTTACCCGCCAAAGGCGGTGTGTTCTTGTTGATGCATTTTCCATCGTTTAGGCAAAATTTGGATAGGTAGGGAGTCGGTTCAAAATGCGTGACGAAATTGTTGCTGCTGTCAAGGCGGCTGGTGTAGTAGGGGCAGGCGGAGCAGGTTTTCCTACGCATGTAAAAATCAACGCTACTGTGCACCTCGTTATTGCCAATGGTGCGGAATGCGAGCCTTTGCTGAGAGCCAATGATCATCTGATGATTACGGAAAGTAAAAAACTCATTGTGGGACTTAAGGCGGTCATGCTTGCTACGGGTGCCCATGAAGGAATGATTGCACTCAAGAAAAAGCATGTTGAAGCGATTCGTTGTTTGCAGCAGACTCTTGATGAAATGAAGGACCGGGAAGTCACACTGTCTTTTTTGCCTGATATTTATCCAGCTGGAGATGAGCAGGTTCTTGTTCATGAAGTAACAGGTAAAATTGTGCCTGAAGGCGGCATTCCTTTACAAGTCGGTGTCGTTGTAGCCAATGTCGAAACATTATTTAATGTAGCCAATGCTCTTGAAGGGCAGCCTGTGACAGAAAAATTTGTAACTGTTGCTGGGGCTGTACGCACACCACTGACAGTAAAAGTTCCGCTCGGTATGAAGGTAGAGGAGCTCATCGCTTTAGCTGGTGGAGCTACTTCTTATCCGTTTGCAGTGATTGACGGGGGTCCCATGATGGGAAAGCTCATTGATAACGATGCAGCTGTAACCAAAACAACAGGTGGTATTCTTGTTTTGCCTGCTGACCATACCATTGTAGTGAATAAAAATGTATCATGGGAGGCTACGCTTCATCGGGCCAAAGCCGTTTGTTGTAATTGTTTGGGTTGTACCGAAGCTTGTCCCAGGCATTTACTTGGACATCATATAGCACCTCATCGCATTATGCAGGCTATCGGCAGAGGTCAGCTAAGTGAGGTAGATGTTTTTTCGGAAGCATTCTTATGCTCTGAATGTGGTGTATGCGATACTTATGGCTGTACTATGGGGTTATCGCCGCGTAAGGTCAATGGTTATCTCAAAAAACAATTTGCCAAGGCGGGTATTAAAAATTCTCATCATCATAAACCGGAACATGTGCAAGCTAATCGTTCCTACCGTTTGGTTCCGACACAACGTCTTATTGCGCGGTTAGGCATTTTGAAATACGATGTGCCAGCGCCGCTTATTATTCAGAATGCTGTTCCTCGTGAAGTGTGCTTAACTTTGTCAGGGCATATCGGGGCACCTGCTAAACCGATTGTTGCTGTAGGGGAGCAGGTAGCAAAAGGCGATCTTATTGCAACCATTCCTGATGGAGCAGCCGTAGGCGCGAATGTGCATGCAAGCATTACAGGAACTATTTTTAAGAGCGATTCTTGTATCTGTATACGGGCTGTTTAATAATTCCTTTTATTCTTATTCCAAAAAATTAAGGGGGAATCATGATGAGTTATTTTGCAGGCGAATTATTTGGTACAGCCATTTTAATTATTTTTGGTGCCGGAGTTGTGGCAGGAGCTGTTCTTAAAAATTCTAAGTCACAAAGTCAAGGATGGCTGGCAATAACAACAGGTTGGGCTTTTGGCGTAATGATGGGGGCCTTTTGTGCAAATGCCTTGGGAGCGCAGGGTGACTTAAATCCAGCAGTTACTTTTGCGAAATTGCT containing:
- a CDS encoding aldehyde dehydrogenase family protein, whose amino-acid sequence is MIADQTLIAQITTEVLAKLQGSTCSTENISGVYDTVDEAVTAARKAYEELRKCSIAKREELVQAMRKVAYDNAAMLAKMAVDESGMGRVEDKTLKNQMASQKTPGTENLCTEAWSGDRGLSLIEMGPYGVIGAITPTTNPSETIICNGIGMIAAGNAVFFSPHPTAKKTSLETIRLFNEAIIQAGGPANLLTAISQPSIEATTTMMHHPLINMLVATGGPGVVKAVLSSGKKAIGAGAGNPPAVVDETADIQKAAKDIIAGCSFDNNLPCIAEKEVIAVGCIADELVSYMQKYGAYLISGDAIERLLHVVMTEKESKKSQGCTEKPKKSYGINKDYVGRDAKFILSKIGIDVPDSVRVILCETEADHPFVVEELMMPILAVVQVKDIDAAIDLAVKVEHGNRHTAIMHSKNVDHLTRLAKAIETTIFVKNAPSYAGIGVGGEGYITFTIAGPTGEGLTAPRSFTRQRRCVLVDAFSIV
- a CDS encoding SLBB domain-containing protein; the encoded protein is MRDEIVAAVKAAGVVGAGGAGFPTHVKINATVHLVIANGAECEPLLRANDHLMITESKKLIVGLKAVMLATGAHEGMIALKKKHVEAIRCLQQTLDEMKDREVTLSFLPDIYPAGDEQVLVHEVTGKIVPEGGIPLQVGVVVANVETLFNVANALEGQPVTEKFVTVAGAVRTPLTVKVPLGMKVEELIALAGGATSYPFAVIDGGPMMGKLIDNDAAVTKTTGGILVLPADHTIVVNKNVSWEATLHRAKAVCCNCLGCTEACPRHLLGHHIAPHRIMQAIGRGQLSEVDVFSEAFLCSECGVCDTYGCTMGLSPRKVNGYLKKQFAKAGIKNSHHHKPEHVQANRSYRLVPTQRLIARLGILKYDVPAPLIIQNAVPREVCLTLSGHIGAPAKPIVAVGEQVAKGDLIATIPDGAAVGANVHASITGTIFKSDSCICIRAV